A window of the Agrococcus jejuensis genome harbors these coding sequences:
- a CDS encoding ABC transporter permease subunit, protein MEKTLRPARWWLAIPALLVALGIALSLGSTQASATPAPTDPTQAYQFQGIVRSDPQTPLAGVVITATGADGFEGTATTGDDGRWSIGVPGPGDYTVAIDETTIPDGLAVNPEHVSRPFTIGTTNSQGVLFQIGEPGSFDTGGSTGGGSDEGSSSGSSTDSGSRFSWSQLGQRLFTGLNFGLLLALGAIGITLIFGTTGVNNFAHGEMLTFGALVFYMLTTALHLPVWVSVIGVLIASAAFGWLHDAAIFKPLRRRRVGLVQVLIVTIGLSIALRYFFQFIFGGGSETLAVDNSAVISFGTFNVRVSNIVSMVVSILILLGVAYFLTRTRIGKATRAVSDNAGLASASGINVDRVIRIVWVLAGTLTGLSGILYAYFVGASVRWDMGFIILLLLFASVTLGGLGSAFGALVGALIIGLATELSTLWLPTDLRFAVALVILILVLLFRPQGVLGRKERIG, encoded by the coding sequence GTGGAGAAGACGCTCCGACCGGCCAGGTGGTGGCTCGCCATCCCTGCGCTGCTCGTCGCCCTCGGCATCGCCCTGAGCCTGGGATCGACCCAGGCCAGCGCCACGCCGGCACCGACCGACCCGACCCAGGCCTATCAGTTCCAGGGCATCGTCAGGTCCGACCCCCAGACGCCCCTCGCGGGCGTCGTGATCACCGCCACGGGAGCCGACGGCTTCGAGGGCACCGCGACGACGGGCGACGATGGCCGTTGGTCGATCGGCGTCCCCGGGCCCGGCGACTACACCGTGGCGATCGACGAGACGACCATCCCCGATGGCCTCGCCGTGAACCCCGAGCACGTCTCGCGGCCCTTCACGATCGGCACCACGAACTCGCAGGGCGTGCTCTTCCAGATCGGCGAGCCCGGCTCGTTCGACACGGGAGGATCGACCGGCGGCGGCTCGGACGAGGGCTCGAGCTCCGGCTCGTCCACCGACTCCGGCAGCCGCTTCTCGTGGTCGCAGCTCGGCCAGCGCCTCTTCACCGGCCTCAACTTCGGCCTGCTGCTCGCCCTCGGCGCCATCGGCATCACGCTGATCTTCGGCACCACCGGCGTCAACAACTTCGCCCACGGCGAGATGCTCACGTTCGGCGCCCTCGTGTTCTACATGCTCACGACCGCGCTGCACCTCCCCGTCTGGGTGTCGGTGATCGGCGTGCTCATCGCGAGCGCCGCGTTCGGATGGCTGCACGACGCCGCCATCTTCAAGCCGCTGCGCCGCAGGCGCGTCGGGCTCGTGCAGGTGCTCATCGTGACGATCGGCCTCTCGATCGCGCTGCGCTACTTCTTCCAGTTCATCTTCGGAGGCGGCAGCGAGACCCTCGCGGTCGACAACTCGGCGGTCATCTCGTTCGGCACGTTCAACGTGCGCGTGTCGAACATCGTGAGCATGGTCGTGTCGATCCTGATCCTGCTGGGCGTCGCGTACTTCCTCACGCGCACCCGCATCGGCAAGGCCACGCGCGCCGTGAGCGACAACGCGGGCCTCGCATCCGCGTCGGGCATCAACGTCGACCGCGTCATCCGCATCGTGTGGGTGCTCGCGGGCACGCTCACCGGCCTCTCCGGCATCCTCTACGCCTACTTCGTCGGCGCGAGCGTGCGCTGGGACATGGGCTTCATCATCCTGCTGCTGCTGTTCGCATCCGTGACCCTCGGCGGTCTCGGCAGCGCGTTCGGCGCACTCGTCGGCGCGCTCATCATCGGCCTCGCCACCGAGCTGTCGACGCTGTGGCTCCCCACGGACCTCCGCTTCGCGGTGGCCCTCGTCATCCTCATCCTCGTGCTGCTGTTCCGGCCGCAGGGTGTGCTCGGTCGCAAGGAGAGGATCGGCTGA
- a CDS encoding branched-chain amino acid ABC transporter permease, whose translation MLDVLLGSLSELISASSAAYALAAIGLGIHFGYAGLLNFGQAGFMAIGAYAFAIFTSLVNPTDAWGWPPALSLLAATLVGIAAATVFALILGIPTLRLRGDYLAIVTIASAEIVRFTVRTQDLTEVTGGSQGIRGTDFKGDIQAVNDGLLDLSNNTWYTLVSWIIVIIAIILVWGLMRSPWGRVIKGIREDEDAVRSLGKNVYAYKMQALVLGGVIGAIAGILFIFPRAVQPDSFATTLTFNVWTALLLGGAATVLGPVLGGVLFWFLLSFVRGLIGELHDLGLFGAMSATQAGQLAFVAVGVALVVLVVFRPQGIMGNKKELSFNV comes from the coding sequence ATGCTCGACGTCCTGCTCGGCTCGCTCAGCGAGCTCATCTCGGCCTCGTCGGCGGCGTACGCGCTCGCCGCCATCGGCCTCGGCATCCACTTCGGCTACGCGGGCCTGCTGAACTTCGGCCAGGCCGGGTTCATGGCCATCGGCGCCTACGCGTTCGCGATCTTCACGAGCCTCGTGAACCCGACCGACGCCTGGGGCTGGCCGCCCGCGCTGTCGCTGCTCGCAGCGACGCTCGTCGGCATCGCCGCCGCCACGGTGTTCGCGCTCATCCTCGGCATCCCCACGCTGCGCCTGCGCGGCGACTACCTCGCGATCGTCACGATCGCGAGCGCCGAGATCGTGCGCTTCACGGTGCGCACCCAGGACCTCACCGAGGTCACGGGCGGCTCGCAGGGCATCCGCGGCACCGACTTCAAGGGCGACATCCAGGCCGTCAACGACGGTCTCCTCGACCTGTCGAACAACACCTGGTACACGCTCGTGAGCTGGATCATCGTGATCATCGCGATCATCCTCGTGTGGGGCCTCATGCGCAGCCCGTGGGGCCGCGTCATCAAGGGCATCCGCGAGGACGAGGATGCGGTGCGCTCGCTCGGCAAGAACGTGTACGCCTACAAGATGCAGGCGCTCGTGCTCGGCGGCGTCATCGGCGCCATCGCCGGCATCCTGTTCATCTTCCCCCGTGCCGTGCAGCCCGACAGCTTCGCCACCACCCTCACGTTCAACGTGTGGACGGCGCTGCTGCTCGGCGGTGCGGCGACGGTCCTCGGGCCCGTGCTCGGCGGCGTGCTGTTCTGGTTCCTGCTGTCGTTCGTGCGTGGCCTCATCGGCGAGCTCCACGATCTCGGCCTCTTCGGCGCCATGTCGGCGACGCAGGCCGGCCAGCTCGCGTTCGTCGCCGTCGGCGTCGCCCTCGTCGTCCTCGTGGTCTTCCGACCGCAAGGGATCATGGGGAACAAGAAGGAGCTGTCGTTCAATGTCTAG
- a CDS encoding ABC transporter ATP-binding protein translates to MSSATKTHHLVQGEVGPGCAKVDPIVVADAVKRQFGGLTAVDVAHVEIPRGAITALIGPNGAGKTTFFNLLTGFDKPNEGTWSFEGQSLAGVPAYKVARRGMVRTFQLTKSLGRLTVLQNMLLGATGQRGERFFSAFWSFLWKGQEQENIARADDLLARFKLDAKREDFAASLSGGQRKLLEMARALMSKPTLVMLDEPMAGVNPALTQSLLDHVLGLKADGMSVLFVEHDMHMVRHISDWVIVMAEGKVVAEGPPESIMQDQAVVDAYLGAHHDTDLGTLTNQEIQQIEEEAAEELEEIVAAREEDKA, encoded by the coding sequence ATGTCTAGCGCCACGAAGACCCACCACCTCGTCCAGGGCGAGGTGGGCCCCGGCTGCGCGAAGGTCGACCCGATCGTCGTCGCCGACGCCGTGAAGCGGCAGTTCGGCGGCCTCACCGCCGTCGACGTCGCCCACGTCGAGATCCCCCGCGGCGCCATCACGGCGCTCATCGGCCCCAACGGCGCAGGCAAGACGACGTTCTTCAACCTGCTCACCGGCTTCGACAAGCCCAACGAGGGCACGTGGTCGTTCGAGGGGCAGTCCCTCGCGGGCGTCCCCGCCTACAAGGTCGCCCGCCGCGGCATGGTGCGCACGTTCCAGCTCACCAAGTCGCTCGGACGCCTCACCGTGCTGCAGAACATGCTGCTCGGCGCCACGGGTCAGCGCGGCGAGCGCTTCTTCTCCGCCTTCTGGTCGTTCCTCTGGAAGGGCCAGGAGCAGGAGAACATCGCCCGCGCCGACGACCTCCTCGCCCGCTTCAAGCTCGACGCCAAGCGGGAGGACTTCGCGGCCTCCCTCTCCGGCGGCCAGCGCAAGCTGCTCGAGATGGCGCGCGCGCTGATGTCGAAGCCGACGCTCGTCATGCTCGACGAGCCGATGGCAGGCGTCAACCCGGCGCTCACGCAGTCGCTGCTCGACCACGTGCTCGGCCTCAAGGCCGACGGCATGAGCGTGCTCTTCGTCGAGCACGACATGCACATGGTGCGGCACATCTCCGACTGGGTCATCGTCATGGCAGAGGGCAAGGTCGTCGCCGAGGGTCCGCCCGAGTCGATCATGCAGGACCAGGCCGTCGTCGACGCGTACCTCGGTGCGCACCACGACACCGACCTCGGCACCCTCACCAACCAGGAGATCCAGCAGATCGAGGAGGAGGCCGCCGAGGAGCTCGAGGAGATCGTCGCGGCCCGCGAGGAGGACAAGGCATGA
- a CDS encoding ABC transporter ATP-binding protein gives MSVVLETKDLVAGYLPGVNILNGCSIVANQGDLIGIIGPNGAGKSTLLKAIFGQVNVRGGGVELNGEDITGLKADRLVGKGVGMVPQNNNVFPSLTIEENLEMGLFQQPRMFKERFEFVAGLFPELGKRRKQRAGSLSGGERQMVAMGRALMMDPSVLLLDEPSAGLSPVRQDETFLRVAEINKHGVTIVMVEQNARRCLQIAHRAYVLDQGRDAYTGTGREMLNDPKVIELYLGTLATDVEEKAKTSTNAVVGDESSDASESESKDESK, from the coding sequence ATGAGCGTCGTGCTCGAGACGAAGGACCTCGTCGCCGGCTACCTGCCGGGCGTCAACATCCTCAACGGCTGCTCGATCGTCGCCAACCAGGGCGACCTCATCGGCATCATCGGCCCCAACGGCGCCGGCAAGTCGACCCTGCTGAAGGCGATCTTCGGCCAGGTCAACGTGCGCGGCGGCGGCGTCGAGCTGAACGGCGAGGACATCACCGGGCTCAAGGCCGACAGGCTCGTCGGCAAGGGCGTCGGCATGGTGCCGCAGAACAACAACGTGTTCCCCTCCCTCACCATCGAGGAGAACCTCGAGATGGGGCTGTTCCAGCAGCCCCGCATGTTCAAGGAGCGGTTCGAGTTCGTCGCAGGGCTCTTCCCCGAGCTCGGCAAGCGCCGCAAGCAGCGTGCAGGATCGCTCTCGGGCGGCGAGCGCCAGATGGTCGCCATGGGCCGCGCGCTCATGATGGACCCGTCGGTGCTGCTGCTCGACGAGCCCTCCGCCGGCCTCTCCCCCGTGCGCCAGGACGAGACGTTCCTGCGCGTCGCCGAGATCAACAAGCACGGCGTGACCATCGTGATGGTCGAGCAGAACGCACGCCGCTGCCTGCAGATCGCCCACCGCGCGTACGTGCTCGACCAGGGCCGCGACGCCTACACCGGCACGGGCCGCGAGATGCTCAACGACCCCAAGGTCATCGAGCTGTACCTCGGCACGCTGGCGACGGATGTGGAGGAGAAGGCGAAGACGTCGACGAATGCTGTCGTCGGGGACGAGTCTTCGGATGCGTCGGAGTCGGAGTCGAAGGACGAGTCGAAGTAG
- a CDS encoding ABC transporter substrate-binding protein, translating into MKAFLRSRSRRAALLAASTAGIVLLAACSTGGGDNGSGSGDGASDDTLVVGTILPQTGNLAFLGPPEFAGVDLAVADLEAADYPFTIEQVDTDSGDTTTDIALQSASQLIDAGADVAIGAASSGVSFTFIDQFVDAGVVQISPANTSPDFSDYDDDGFYWRTAPSDVLQGRVLGNLMVNNGAANVAFLYINDPYGIGLAENAGAAVEAGGGAVVASVPYNPGDTNFSSQVSEILAAGPDAVGILAFEETANIVPELISTQGYPANQVYFVDGNLSNSYEFPAGTLEGTQGTLPGNPADDTFQSRLLEVDSSLTDFSYAPESYDAVILAALAAAQGGSPDAETIRDNLQSVSEGGTKCTDVAECLALIADGEDIDYDGVSGPIEFDENGDPTEAYIGIYQYGADNRYTLLNTEFGSLTE; encoded by the coding sequence ATGAAGGCCTTCCTTCGTTCGCGCTCGCGCCGTGCCGCACTGCTCGCAGCCTCCACGGCAGGCATCGTCCTGCTCGCGGCGTGCTCGACCGGCGGCGGCGACAACGGCAGCGGCAGCGGTGACGGCGCCAGCGACGACACGCTCGTCGTCGGCACGATCCTGCCCCAGACCGGCAACCTCGCCTTCCTCGGCCCGCCCGAGTTCGCAGGCGTCGACCTCGCGGTCGCCGACCTCGAGGCCGCCGACTACCCGTTCACGATCGAGCAGGTCGACACGGACTCCGGCGACACGACGACGGACATCGCGCTCCAGTCGGCCAGCCAGCTCATCGACGCCGGTGCCGACGTCGCGATCGGCGCCGCCTCCTCGGGCGTCTCGTTCACGTTCATCGACCAGTTCGTCGACGCAGGCGTGGTGCAGATCTCGCCCGCCAACACGTCGCCCGACTTCTCGGACTACGACGACGACGGCTTCTACTGGCGCACCGCCCCCTCGGACGTGCTCCAGGGTCGCGTGCTCGGCAACCTCATGGTGAACAACGGCGCCGCCAACGTGGCGTTCCTGTACATCAACGACCCGTACGGCATCGGCCTCGCCGAGAACGCCGGCGCGGCCGTCGAGGCAGGCGGTGGCGCAGTGGTCGCGTCCGTCCCGTACAACCCGGGCGACACGAACTTCTCGTCGCAGGTGTCCGAGATCCTCGCAGCAGGCCCCGACGCCGTCGGCATCCTCGCCTTCGAGGAGACCGCGAACATCGTCCCCGAGCTGATCTCCACGCAGGGCTACCCGGCGAACCAGGTCTACTTCGTCGACGGCAACCTGTCGAACTCGTACGAGTTCCCGGCAGGCACGCTCGAGGGCACGCAGGGCACGCTGCCCGGCAACCCCGCCGACGACACGTTCCAGTCGCGCCTGCTCGAGGTCGACTCCAGCCTCACCGACTTCTCCTACGCCCCGGAGTCGTACGACGCCGTCATCCTCGCTGCCCTCGCGGCAGCGCAGGGCGGCTCGCCCGACGCCGAGACCATTCGCGACAACCTCCAGTCCGTCTCGGAAGGTGGCACGAAGTGCACCGACGTCGCCGAGTGCCTCGCGCTCATCGCCGACGGTGAGGACATCGACTACGACGGCGTCTCCGGACCCATCGAGTTCGACGAGAACGGTGACCCGACCGAGGCGTACATCGGCATCTACCAGTACGGTGCCGACAACCGCTACACGCTGCTCAACACCGAGTTCGGCTCGCTGACCGAGTAG
- the rarD gene encoding EamA family transporter RarD, with product MPESKDAGRGLALAIGAYAVWGVVPMYVVLMQGIGAIELIGWRVLASLAVAALIVTIVRGWGAVRTVLRDRRSLGFLAASGVAILVNWTVFAYAVLTGHIIETSLGYFLNPILSVVLAVVVLHERLRPAQWVAVGISGLAVVVLVVAYGEFPWIAVVLAAAFGVYGLLKKQVGAKVDAITGFTLETAATVPFALAMLIGSSIILGPTIVEVSGWQQLAVVGFGIVTAVPLMLFSAAARRVSLATLGFTQYLAPTISLLFGWLVMHEPMPAERLAGFGLVWLSLVVLMVDLVVAGRRRRRSPVVPEPAP from the coding sequence ATGCCGGAGTCGAAGGATGCGGGACGCGGGCTCGCGCTCGCCATCGGCGCGTACGCCGTGTGGGGCGTCGTGCCCATGTACGTCGTGCTCATGCAGGGCATCGGCGCCATCGAGCTCATCGGCTGGCGCGTGCTCGCCTCGCTCGCCGTCGCCGCCCTCATCGTGACGATCGTGCGCGGCTGGGGCGCCGTGCGCACCGTGCTGCGCGACCGCCGCTCGCTCGGCTTCCTCGCCGCCTCCGGCGTCGCCATCCTCGTCAACTGGACCGTCTTCGCGTATGCGGTGCTCACCGGCCACATCATCGAGACGAGCCTCGGCTACTTCCTCAACCCCATCCTCTCCGTCGTGCTCGCCGTCGTCGTGCTGCACGAGCGGCTGCGCCCCGCGCAGTGGGTCGCCGTCGGCATCAGCGGCCTCGCCGTCGTCGTGCTCGTCGTCGCCTACGGGGAGTTCCCCTGGATCGCGGTCGTGCTCGCCGCCGCGTTCGGCGTCTACGGCCTGCTGAAGAAGCAGGTCGGCGCGAAGGTCGACGCCATCACGGGCTTCACGCTCGAGACCGCCGCGACCGTGCCGTTCGCGCTCGCGATGCTCATCGGCTCGTCGATCATCCTCGGCCCCACGATCGTCGAGGTGTCCGGCTGGCAGCAGCTCGCCGTCGTCGGCTTCGGCATCGTCACCGCCGTGCCCCTCATGCTCTTCTCCGCCGCAGCGCGCCGCGTCTCGCTCGCGACCCTCGGCTTCACGCAGTACCTCGCGCCCACGATCTCGCTGCTGTTCGGCTGGCTCGTCATGCACGAGCCCATGCCTGCCGAGCGCCTCGCCGGCTTCGGCCTCGTATGGCTGTCGCTCGTCGTGCTCATGGTCGACCTCGTCGTCGCCGGACGCCGCCGTCGGCGCTCGCCCGTCGTGCCCGAGCCTGCGCCCTAG
- the groES gene encoding co-chaperone GroES: MSVSIKPLEDRIVIRQVEAETTTASGLVIPDTAKEKPQEGEVVAVGPGRVDDNGNRIPVDVAEGDRVIYSKYGGTEVKFGGEELLVLSARDVLAVVVR; this comes from the coding sequence GTGTCGGTCTCCATCAAGCCGCTCGAGGACCGCATCGTCATCCGCCAGGTCGAGGCGGAGACGACGACTGCCAGCGGTCTCGTCATCCCGGACACCGCCAAGGAGAAGCCCCAGGAGGGCGAGGTCGTGGCCGTGGGCCCCGGCCGTGTCGACGACAACGGCAACCGCATCCCCGTCGACGTCGCCGAGGGCGACCGCGTCATCTACTCGAAGTACGGCGGCACCGAGGTGAAGTTCGGCGGCGAGGAGCTGCTCGTGCTCTCGGCCCGCGACGTGCTCGCGGTGGTCGTGCGCTGA
- a CDS encoding class I SAM-dependent methyltransferase gives MDADALRLLLSRDGLALLDEVSSSLDDLGGAVQAVQTLRRRGHDGALVAAVLTQARLRRRGEAKFGSFARSMLFTEAGLEQATRLRVAALHAGRMRDAGMGTVADLGCGIGGDALAIAGAGCAVRAVDADEVTAAVAGFNLAPLPEASVAHGRAEDADLAGVDAIWADPARRDASGRRLPVEEWSPPLPWVLSLAAQRPMGVKLGPAIDHDQLPADGETQWVTVDGETVEAVAWTGALARQGVRTSALVLDADGAHELAGSPDADAVPTRELGTWLHEPAGAVIRARLIGAVADALDAGVVSERIAYLTTDADVESPFTQRFRVLATLPLDEKAIQREVRARGIGTLEVKKRGADVDPDRLRRRLRLDGDASATLVATRIGGRHRAILAERA, from the coding sequence ATGGATGCCGACGCCCTGCGCCTGCTGCTCTCGCGCGACGGGCTCGCGCTGCTCGACGAGGTGTCGTCGTCGCTCGACGACCTCGGCGGCGCCGTGCAGGCCGTGCAGACGCTGCGGCGTCGCGGGCACGACGGCGCGCTGGTCGCTGCGGTGCTGACGCAGGCGCGGCTGCGGCGTCGCGGCGAGGCGAAGTTCGGCTCGTTCGCCCGGTCGATGCTGTTCACGGAGGCGGGCCTCGAGCAGGCGACGCGGCTGCGCGTCGCGGCCCTGCACGCGGGCAGGATGCGCGACGCCGGCATGGGCACCGTCGCGGATCTGGGCTGCGGCATCGGCGGCGACGCGCTGGCGATCGCCGGCGCCGGCTGCGCCGTGCGCGCCGTCGACGCCGACGAGGTGACGGCGGCGGTCGCAGGCTTCAACCTCGCACCGCTGCCCGAGGCGTCGGTGGCGCACGGGCGCGCCGAGGACGCGGATCTCGCGGGCGTCGACGCGATCTGGGCCGACCCCGCCAGGCGCGACGCATCCGGCCGCCGCCTGCCGGTCGAGGAGTGGTCGCCGCCGCTGCCGTGGGTGCTGTCGCTCGCGGCGCAGCGGCCCATGGGCGTGAAGCTGGGCCCTGCGATCGACCATGACCAGCTGCCCGCCGACGGCGAGACGCAGTGGGTCACGGTCGATGGCGAGACGGTGGAGGCCGTCGCGTGGACGGGCGCCCTCGCGAGGCAGGGCGTGCGCACGTCGGCGCTCGTGCTCGACGCCGACGGCGCGCACGAGCTCGCGGGCTCCCCCGACGCCGACGCCGTGCCGACGCGCGAGCTCGGCACGTGGCTGCACGAGCCCGCGGGCGCCGTCATCCGCGCGCGCCTCATCGGTGCCGTCGCCGACGCGCTCGACGCGGGCGTCGTGAGCGAGCGCATCGCCTACCTCACGACCGACGCCGACGTCGAGAGCCCGTTCACGCAGCGGTTCCGCGTGCTCGCGACGCTGCCGCTCGACGAGAAGGCCATCCAGCGCGAGGTGCGCGCCCGCGGCATCGGCACCCTCGAGGTGAAGAAGCGCGGCGCCGACGTCGACCCCGACCGCCTGCGCAGGCGGCTGCGGCTCGACGGCGACGCGTCGGCGACGCTCGTCGCGACGCGCATCGGCGGCCGGCACCGGGCGATCCTCGCCGAGCGCGCCTGA
- a CDS encoding DUF4190 domain-containing protein: MSIAPPPVAAAPEAPDAAAYRAPATDLLAMLAIGASALGVTFVPLLGSLAGIVLGAIALPRIRRAGAGGRPLAIGAIVLGAVGFVAMLVAIVLFAASFATLFQNLPSGP; this comes from the coding sequence GTGAGCATCGCACCGCCGCCCGTCGCCGCCGCGCCCGAGGCGCCCGACGCCGCCGCGTACCGCGCGCCGGCGACCGACCTGCTCGCGATGCTCGCGATCGGCGCATCCGCGCTCGGCGTCACGTTCGTGCCCCTGCTCGGCTCGCTCGCCGGCATCGTGCTCGGCGCCATCGCCCTGCCGCGCATCCGCCGCGCAGGTGCGGGCGGCAGGCCGCTCGCGATCGGCGCCATCGTGCTCGGCGCCGTGGGCTTCGTCGCGATGCTCGTCGCCATCGTGCTCTTCGCCGCGAGCTTCGCGACGCTGTTCCAGAACCTGCCGTCGGGCCCGTGA
- the tsaD gene encoding tRNA (adenosine(37)-N6)-threonylcarbamoyltransferase complex transferase subunit TsaD — protein sequence MRPLVLGIETSCDETGVGIVRGDELLANVVASSMDLHARFGGVVPEIAARAHLEAMEPTIERALAEAGVTLDELDAIAVTAGPGLAGALMVGVGAAKALGIAAGKPVHGVNHLVGHVAADALAGGPIEQETIALLVSGGHTSLLHVRDIDADVVTLGETIDDAAGEAFDKVARLLGLVYPGGPSIDAAAAEGDPTAIRFPRGLTAPKDRERHRFDFSFSGLKTAVARHVERSADAGELSVPDVAASFREAVVDVLVTKAIDACAHTGVPRLLLGGGVVANRRLRELAAERCEAAGVALRVPPLSLCTDNGAMIAGLGARLVARGIAPSAPGFGVESTLDAGVIQIA from the coding sequence ATGAGGCCGCTCGTGCTGGGCATCGAGACCAGCTGCGACGAGACGGGCGTCGGCATCGTGCGCGGCGACGAGCTGCTCGCGAACGTCGTCGCGTCGTCGATGGACCTGCACGCGCGCTTCGGCGGCGTCGTGCCCGAGATCGCCGCCCGCGCCCACCTCGAGGCGATGGAGCCCACGATCGAGCGCGCGCTCGCCGAGGCCGGCGTCACGCTCGACGAGCTCGATGCGATCGCCGTGACGGCCGGGCCGGGCCTCGCGGGCGCGCTCATGGTGGGCGTCGGCGCTGCGAAGGCCCTCGGCATCGCCGCCGGCAAGCCCGTGCACGGCGTCAACCACCTCGTCGGCCACGTCGCGGCGGATGCGCTCGCCGGCGGTCCGATCGAGCAGGAGACCATCGCGCTGCTCGTGTCGGGCGGCCACACGTCGCTGCTGCACGTGCGCGACATCGACGCCGACGTGGTGACGCTCGGCGAGACGATCGACGACGCGGCGGGGGAGGCGTTCGACAAGGTCGCGCGCCTGCTGGGCCTCGTCTATCCCGGCGGCCCGTCGATCGACGCGGCCGCGGCCGAGGGCGACCCGACGGCCATCCGCTTCCCGCGGGGCCTCACGGCGCCGAAGGATCGCGAGCGGCACCGCTTCGACTTCTCGTTCTCGGGGCTCAAGACCGCGGTCGCCAGGCACGTCGAGCGGTCGGCGGATGCGGGTGAGCTGTCGGTGCCCGACGTCGCGGCGTCGTTCCGCGAGGCCGTCGTCGACGTGCTCGTGACGAAGGCGATCGACGCGTGCGCCCACACGGGCGTGCCGCGGCTGCTGCTCGGCGGCGGCGTCGTCGCCAACCGTCGCCTGCGCGAGCTCGCCGCCGAGCGGTGCGAGGCCGCCGGCGTCGCGCTGCGCGTGCCGCCGCTGTCGCTGTGCACCGACAACGGCGCGATGATCGCGGGCCTCGGCGCGCGCCTCGTCGCCCGCGGCATCGCCCCGAGCGCGCCGGGCTTCGGCGTCGAGTCGACGCTCGACGCCGGCGTCATCCAGATCGCCTAG
- the rimI gene encoding ribosomal protein S18-alanine N-acetyltransferase, with the protein MIALRTATVDDLDAVMALETASFGLTAWARETMAAEMASPWGRYVVAVDDAGAVVGYVGLRAVGVEGDIQTIAVSEAARGAGLGRRLLAEAQQDARDRGVQELFLEVRDDNAPARALYASEGFVEIGVRPGYYQPEGVDAIAMKKELA; encoded by the coding sequence GTGATCGCCCTGCGCACCGCGACCGTCGACGACCTCGACGCCGTCATGGCGCTCGAGACGGCGTCGTTCGGGCTGACGGCCTGGGCGCGCGAGACCATGGCCGCCGAGATGGCGAGCCCGTGGGGTCGCTACGTCGTCGCCGTCGACGACGCGGGCGCCGTCGTCGGCTACGTCGGCCTGCGCGCCGTCGGCGTCGAGGGCGACATCCAGACCATCGCCGTCTCGGAGGCTGCGCGCGGCGCCGGCCTCGGCCGCAGGCTGCTCGCCGAGGCGCAGCAGGATGCGCGCGACCGCGGCGTGCAGGAGCTGTTCCTCGAGGTGCGCGACGACAACGCGCCCGCCCGCGCCCTCTACGCATCCGAGGGCTTCGTCGAGATCGGCGTGCGCCCCGGCTACTACCAGCCGGAGGGCGTCGACGCGATCGCCATGAAGAAGGAGCTCGCATGA
- the tsaB gene encoding tRNA (adenosine(37)-N6)-threonylcarbamoyltransferase complex dimerization subunit type 1 TsaB yields MILAIDTSLGTSIALVDGDRVVAARDEHDTRRHAEVLDVLLADVLGEHRTAVTQVVAGLGPGAFTGLRIGIVAARAAALGLGVPWVGVCSHDAVGVAEAGLVQVTTDVRRRERAWSLYDGGQRVQGPALAPAIDVPVVDGARRVDADWIGAAGLVAALHAGAEPSRDAIYLRDADAVPSAGPKRVTS; encoded by the coding sequence ATGATCCTGGCCATCGACACATCGCTCGGCACGTCGATCGCGCTCGTCGACGGCGACCGCGTCGTCGCGGCGCGCGACGAGCACGACACCCGCAGGCACGCCGAGGTGCTCGACGTGCTGCTCGCCGACGTGCTCGGCGAGCACCGGACTGCCGTGACGCAGGTCGTCGCGGGCCTCGGCCCCGGCGCGTTCACGGGCCTGCGCATCGGCATCGTCGCCGCCCGCGCCGCCGCGCTCGGCCTGGGCGTGCCGTGGGTCGGCGTCTGCAGCCACGACGCCGTGGGCGTCGCCGAGGCCGGCCTCGTGCAGGTGACGACCGACGTGCGGCGCCGCGAGCGGGCATGGAGCCTGTACGACGGCGGGCAGCGCGTGCAGGGTCCTGCGCTCGCCCCCGCGATCGACGTGCCCGTCGTCGACGGCGCCCGCCGCGTCGACGCCGACTGGATCGGCGCCGCGGGCCTCGTCGCCGCGCTGCACGCCGGAGCCGAGCCGAGCCGCGACGCCATCTACCTGCGCGACGCCGACGCCGTGCCGAGTGCCGGCCCCAAGCGGGTGACGTCGTGA